GAAAAATAACTATAGCATCAATTTATTTCAGACGAACTATGATGTGAACAAAGAAAAGGAAGCGCTTGAAAAACTAAAAAGCAAACAAGTGGACGGGATGATTATCGGCTCCCACACTGCTAATATGGACATTCTCCGCAAATATGCAAGTGACCATCCGATAATAGTCTGTGAAAAGGTAACAGAGGAAAATATCGCTGCAGTCTATATTGACCATTACAGTGCATTCAGGCAAGGTTTAGAATTTTTGCATAGCAATGGATACAAGCACATAGGCTACTGTGTCAACAGGGCGACAAGCGCCAACAGCAGGCTGAGGGAAAAAGCCTTTTATGAAGGCTTGCAGAAGTTAGGTTTGGCTGCAGAGAAGGAATGGGTATTTGACAGCTGCCTGTCAATTGAAGATGGAAAAAGAGTCGTTAAAAAACTGTTGGAATTAAAGGATAGACCGGATGCTTTGCTTGTATCGAGCGACCAAGTAGCAGCAGGCATAATAACAGAAGCAAGAAAGCAGCAGATGAACATTCCAGAGGA
This DNA window, taken from Niallia sp. Man26, encodes the following:
- a CDS encoding LacI family DNA-binding transcriptional regulator; amino-acid sequence: MGNIKKIAELSGVSVTTVSRVLNNHPYVKEEKRKAVLETIDKLNYSQNLNAVHLSRGKTSMIGVMVPYITVPYYGSLLDGIGEEALKNNYSINLFQTNYDVNKEKEALEKLKSKQVDGMIIGSHTANMDILRKYASDHPIIVCEKVTEENIAAVYIDHYSAFRQGLEFLHSNGYKHIGYCVNRATSANSRLREKAFYEGLQKLGLAAEKEWVFDSCLSIEDGKRVVKKLLELKDRPDALLVSSDQVAAGIITEARKQQMNIPEDLALLSYDNHPISEALELTTMDLPIVEMGRRSFQLFQQLQDKKQEMPIELKAKLVVRSTV